One genomic window of Gemmatimonadales bacterium includes the following:
- a CDS encoding tetratricopeptide repeat protein, producing MRTTTLTLMLTLIAGSAAGQAAPDLTNRGRPGSGSTTAVPLHTNLGIHSYRVRATDSAQRYFDQGLRFLWAFNHAEAARSFREAERLDPSCAMCPWGIALALGPNINAPLEAANLDTARAAVARAQRIQQTEAESRLIGALAARYVSNDPADRAADDSAYAERLRRVVDVAPDDLEARVLYADALMNLSPWNYWTSDGLPRPATPVLLEQLEHVMASNAAHPGACHLYIHAVEAADPYRALPCAERLAALMPGAGHLVHMPAHIYIRVGRYADAIEANRHAVHADETLLEGPSARRRGGIYASGYYPHNHHFLAFAASMTGSSRLAIEHARAASRGVDPEVAAAIPWIDAITPVAYWTLVTFGRWDEVLAEPLPAPNRRFTTGMAYYARGVAFAAKRRWPEARAALDSVSRIAASHPEGENRIALEIAEHALQGEIAVRRGALAEAVREFRAAVALEDQLPYTEPPTWYYPMRHSLGKAYLAQGRGDAAERVYREDLARFPDNGWALYGLTAALKLQGRLDDAADVLQRYRAAWIHADVKLTGSRY from the coding sequence ATGCGTACGACGACCCTGACACTAATGCTGACTCTGATCGCAGGGTCTGCCGCAGGGCAGGCAGCGCCGGACTTGACCAATCGCGGTCGGCCAGGGAGCGGGTCGACCACTGCCGTGCCCCTGCACACGAACCTGGGCATTCACAGCTATCGGGTACGGGCGACCGATTCGGCGCAGCGCTACTTCGATCAGGGCCTGCGGTTCCTGTGGGCATTCAACCACGCCGAGGCGGCGCGGTCGTTCCGCGAAGCGGAGCGACTCGATCCGTCGTGTGCCATGTGCCCCTGGGGCATCGCGCTCGCGCTGGGACCAAATATCAATGCGCCGCTCGAAGCGGCGAATCTCGACACGGCCCGGGCCGCGGTGGCGCGGGCGCAGCGGATCCAGCAGACCGAGGCGGAGAGCCGGTTGATTGGTGCGCTGGCGGCCCGCTATGTATCGAACGACCCGGCCGATCGCGCCGCCGATGACAGCGCCTATGCGGAACGGCTCCGACGGGTGGTCGACGTCGCGCCGGACGACCTCGAAGCCCGGGTGCTCTACGCCGATGCCCTGATGAATCTGAGCCCCTGGAACTATTGGACCAGCGACGGTTTGCCCCGACCGGCAACCCCGGTGTTGCTGGAGCAGCTCGAGCACGTGATGGCAAGCAATGCGGCCCACCCTGGAGCCTGCCATCTCTACATCCACGCCGTTGAGGCGGCTGATCCCTATCGGGCGCTCCCGTGTGCCGAGCGTCTGGCTGCCCTGATGCCCGGCGCAGGCCATCTGGTCCACATGCCGGCCCACATCTACATTCGCGTCGGCAGGTACGCAGATGCGATCGAGGCCAACCGTCATGCGGTGCATGCTGACGAGACCTTGCTCGAGGGACCATCGGCGCGCCGCCGCGGCGGGATCTACGCCTCCGGATATTACCCGCACAACCATCACTTCCTGGCCTTTGCCGCCAGTATGACGGGGTCGAGTCGGCTCGCCATCGAGCATGCCCGGGCCGCGAGTCGCGGGGTCGACCCGGAGGTTGCGGCTGCGATTCCCTGGATCGATGCGATTACGCCGGTTGCGTACTGGACCCTGGTCACCTTCGGACGCTGGGATGAGGTTCTGGCAGAGCCGCTTCCTGCGCCCAACCGTCGCTTCACGACCGGCATGGCGTACTATGCCCGCGGCGTCGCCTTTGCCGCGAAGCGCCGCTGGCCCGAAGCGCGCGCGGCGCTCGACTCGGTCAGCCGGATTGCCGCCAGCCATCCGGAAGGTGAGAACCGGATTGCCCTGGAGATCGCCGAGCACGCGCTGCAGGGTGAAATCGCAGTGCGACGAGGCGCGCTGGCGGAAGCGGTCCGCGAGTTTCGGGCAGCAGTCGCGCTCGAGGACCAGTTGCCATACACCGAGCCGCCGACCTGGTACTACCCGATGCGTCACTCGCTGGGCAAGGCGTATTTGGCGCAAGGCAGGGGGGATGCGGCCGAGCGTGTCTATCGGGAGGACCTGGCGCGGTTTCCCGACAATGGCTGGGCGCTGTACGGATTGACCGCGGCGCTCAAGCTGCAGGGCCGCCTCGATGATGCCGCCGACGTGCTGCAGCGGTACCGGGCCGCCTGGATCCATGCTGATGTCAAACTGACCGGGTCGCGTTACTGA
- a CDS encoding class I SAM-dependent methyltransferase has protein sequence MDPRLQLRVQRYGWDRAAADYERGWAAPLRPAQDRLLALAALGAGERVLDLACGTGLVTLRAALAVGPSGSVTGTDISDAMVAAVSAEAARQGLDWVSARRADAETYPFDPGSFDAVLCGFGLMYAPDPIAALAGGFQVLRPGGRFVAAVWGERRGCGWAEIFPIVERRVSSEVCPLFFQLGTGDALQARMESVGFTVQAVERLESTLEYETPEAALAAAFLGGPVAMAYSRFDDSTRAAVHREYLESIASFRHADGYRIPGEFLVARGDIAA, from the coding sequence ATGGACCCCCGACTGCAGCTCCGGGTTCAGCGCTACGGCTGGGATCGTGCCGCGGCCGATTACGAACGTGGCTGGGCCGCTCCGCTCCGCCCGGCCCAGGATCGTCTCCTGGCGCTGGCTGCGCTCGGCGCAGGCGAAAGGGTTCTCGACCTTGCCTGCGGCACCGGGCTGGTAACGCTTCGAGCTGCCCTGGCCGTCGGCCCATCGGGGTCTGTCACCGGCACCGACATTTCAGATGCGATGGTCGCCGCCGTCAGCGCCGAGGCAGCCCGGCAAGGTCTCGACTGGGTCAGCGCCCGGCGGGCCGACGCGGAAACCTATCCGTTCGACCCGGGCAGCTTCGACGCGGTCCTGTGCGGCTTCGGCCTGATGTACGCCCCCGACCCAATCGCGGCTCTGGCCGGTGGTTTTCAGGTGCTGCGCCCCGGAGGCCGCTTTGTCGCCGCGGTCTGGGGCGAGCGGCGGGGGTGTGGCTGGGCCGAGATCTTTCCCATCGTCGAGCGTCGAGTCAGCAGCGAGGTCTGTCCACTCTTCTTTCAACTCGGCACCGGCGATGCGCTGCAGGCCCGGATGGAGTCGGTAGGCTTTACGGTCCAAGCCGTCGAGCGCCTCGAAAGCACTCTCGAGTACGAGACTCCGGAAGCTGCGCTTGCGGCGGCGTTTCTCGGTGGGCCGGTTGCAATGGCATACTCCCGGTTCGACGACAGCACACGGGCCGCGGTGCACCGGGAGTACCTCGAATCCATCGCATCATTCCGCCATGCCGACGGCTATCGAATTCCCGGCGAGTTCCTGGTTGCGCGCGGAGACATCGCCGCCTGA
- a CDS encoding OsmC family protein, with the protein MSEADDIRTAIERNVKAVSLRPGIGQGTARSVATLRPGLACQVVDGSHTISVAMTEKYGGTGAAPNPGVFGRAAVASCLSIGLSMWAARLGIVLTRLEVTVEAGYDVRGELGVSEEVRPGYLAMRYHIAVESPSPEAEVRRWLEIGTRTSSWLDNLANPVPLSGTIEIRGSEKV; encoded by the coding sequence ATGAGTGAGGCAGATGACATCAGAACGGCCATCGAACGGAATGTGAAGGCCGTATCGCTTCGTCCTGGCATCGGCCAGGGTACCGCACGATCGGTCGCCACGCTTCGACCCGGGCTGGCCTGCCAGGTTGTCGACGGGTCGCATACGATTTCAGTCGCGATGACGGAGAAATACGGTGGCACGGGCGCGGCACCCAACCCGGGCGTCTTCGGTCGTGCCGCAGTCGCCTCCTGTCTCAGCATTGGGCTTTCGATGTGGGCCGCCCGCCTGGGCATCGTGCTGACACGGCTCGAGGTGACTGTCGAGGCCGGCTATGACGTCCGAGGTGAGCTCGGTGTCTCGGAGGAGGTCCGCCCAGGCTATCTGGCCATGCGTTATCACATTGCCGTCGAGAGCCCCTCGCCCGAAGCCGAGGTCCGGCGCTGGCTCGAGATCGGCACCAGAACCAGCTCCTGGCTCGACAACCTGGCCAATCCGGTGCCCCTCTCAGGTACGATAGAGATCCGCGGATCGGAGAAGGTCTGA
- a CDS encoding right-handed parallel beta-helix repeat-containing protein yields the protein MMTISDVRRCRNAWLLPSLLVAACGGDGPVSPPPPPPPPAVAVSVSPGTATVGAGGTQQFTATVTNATNTSVTWTASAGTIQANGNNATLTAPVAGGSVTVTATSAQDGTKTGTATVTVTPVVVGLTPAQAELDRGGSQNFTATVTGTTQTGLTWSASCGTVDGTSASVSYTAPIIAGPCTVTATSVLDPTKSASATVTVRPDWVVTTANDLDDGACTPSHCSLREAIMAVNSAAPAPPASASAGARSAAAEGVAVIRLPNNLPGGEITLTSALPPLSASVSIEGPGATQLTVNANGSTGSLRRVFRITGGATVSISGLRLTGGVAAGGGGVLVDGASQLTLTDSRIDRNQSTTGGGGGIQVQDESHVQLEDVRITDNWTSGANSPGGGLSVVTGASATMRNGVISGNSVTSGWGGGIRVFNGTLTLIDVTVEDNETTGNSGGGLLAEGVGSVTVTGGSFFNNSTTVEGGAMRISGRAMAVAITGTVIANNRAVRGGGITISNDPAAQLTGSPSVTLTNVTIEENVSSARGGGIFLWGSAEVDITNGTIRNNRSEGEFGGGGIQMQNTGVLRTDGTTIVGNRTQGSQVHGGGVYAASGSRLQMKGGAISDNRVANGFGGGLYTFGSTVAFEDVTIANNEATAAGAGGGIAVLDGATMTVTGGAVEGNRSLAGAGGGIFGRASTLTLSNVAVRNNVAFIQGGGVQLLGANVVTLTQVTVSGNQVTGTGGNNGLGGGIGIFNDGQLVGTGVEITNNTGTAGGGVYAAGTSRFELIGGTISGNTATTFTGGGLTSSASAVVVLTGVTIAENTAETQGGGLQLTGSGTSTIERSTIRNNTAKTDGGGLTIGTAGTVANSTVSGNTSTGTGGGIFSTSTSTATIRNVTVSGNAGGIGGGLGVTGTSILRNVLFLGNTASNFGGGIGANNAGAPNLGNVILVGNLREGAAANCATGGAAGIVSAGTNLSGDATCGLAGPGDQNSVATMGVDTDLADNGGPTRTHALQAGSPAINAGNASLCPTTDQRGFGRQGACDIGPFEFGGVAPAAVRAAAAAPARSVSAPRRPAGANLTPPTVDGQGAATGVRPTDQR from the coding sequence ATGATGACTATTTCAGACGTCCGCCGTTGCCGGAATGCCTGGCTGCTGCCGAGTCTCCTGGTTGCTGCGTGTGGCGGAGACGGCCCGGTTTCGCCGCCGCCTCCACCGCCGCCCCCGGCAGTTGCCGTCTCGGTCTCTCCCGGAACGGCCACGGTCGGAGCGGGCGGAACCCAGCAGTTCACCGCGACCGTGACGAATGCGACCAATACCTCGGTGACCTGGACCGCGTCTGCGGGAACCATCCAGGCCAACGGCAACAATGCGACCCTGACGGCACCGGTCGCGGGCGGCAGCGTTACCGTAACGGCAACCAGTGCCCAGGACGGGACCAAGACCGGTACTGCCACGGTGACCGTGACGCCGGTGGTCGTTGGTCTGACCCCCGCGCAGGCCGAACTCGATCGGGGCGGTAGCCAGAACTTCACCGCCACGGTGACCGGTACCACCCAGACCGGCTTGACGTGGAGCGCCAGCTGCGGCACGGTCGACGGCACCAGTGCGTCGGTGAGCTACACGGCGCCGATCATTGCGGGTCCCTGCACGGTCACCGCGACCAGCGTGCTCGACCCGACCAAGTCGGCGTCCGCCACCGTTACGGTGCGCCCGGACTGGGTCGTTACGACCGCCAATGATCTCGATGACGGTGCCTGTACCCCGTCTCATTGTTCGCTCCGCGAGGCCATCATGGCGGTGAACTCGGCGGCGCCGGCGCCGCCGGCATCCGCGTCAGCTGGCGCGAGGTCAGCAGCGGCCGAAGGGGTCGCCGTCATTCGCCTGCCGAACAACTTACCCGGCGGAGAGATCACGCTGACCTCCGCGCTGCCGCCGCTGTCGGCCTCGGTCTCGATCGAGGGGCCCGGTGCTACGCAGCTTACGGTCAATGCGAATGGGAGCACTGGCAGTCTGCGCCGGGTCTTCCGGATTACGGGCGGCGCAACCGTGTCGATCTCCGGACTGCGGCTGACTGGCGGCGTCGCCGCGGGGGGCGGGGGCGTGCTGGTCGATGGCGCTTCGCAGCTGACGCTCACCGACTCCCGGATCGACCGAAACCAGTCGACCACCGGTGGCGGTGGTGGCATCCAGGTGCAGGACGAGAGCCATGTGCAGCTCGAGGACGTTCGGATCACCGACAACTGGACGTCGGGCGCCAACAGCCCCGGGGGAGGACTCTCGGTCGTCACCGGCGCCTCGGCCACGATGCGGAACGGTGTGATCTCCGGCAACAGTGTTACCAGCGGATGGGGCGGCGGCATCCGGGTGTTCAACGGCACGCTGACGCTGATCGACGTGACGGTCGAGGACAATGAAACGACCGGCAACAGCGGCGGCGGCCTGCTTGCCGAAGGTGTCGGATCGGTGACGGTGACGGGAGGCAGCTTCTTCAACAACAGCACCACGGTTGAAGGTGGCGCCATGCGGATCTCCGGGCGTGCCATGGCAGTCGCGATTACGGGCACCGTCATCGCGAACAACCGTGCGGTTCGCGGCGGTGGCATTACGATCTCGAACGATCCGGCTGCGCAGCTGACCGGTTCGCCTTCGGTGACGCTGACCAATGTGACGATCGAAGAGAACGTGTCCAGTGCGCGGGGTGGCGGCATCTTCCTCTGGGGATCGGCCGAGGTCGACATCACGAACGGGACGATCAGGAACAATCGTTCCGAAGGCGAGTTCGGTGGCGGCGGAATCCAGATGCAGAACACCGGCGTGCTCCGCACCGATGGCACGACGATCGTCGGAAACCGCACCCAGGGCTCGCAGGTCCACGGCGGTGGTGTGTATGCTGCATCAGGGAGCCGGTTGCAGATGAAGGGTGGGGCAATCTCGGACAACCGGGTCGCTAATGGATTCGGGGGTGGTCTCTACACCTTCGGGAGCACCGTTGCCTTCGAGGATGTCACGATTGCCAACAACGAAGCAACCGCGGCCGGAGCAGGCGGCGGAATTGCCGTGCTCGATGGCGCAACGATGACGGTAACTGGAGGTGCGGTCGAGGGTAATCGCTCCCTTGCTGGCGCAGGCGGGGGTATCTTCGGTCGCGCCAGCACCCTGACGCTCTCCAACGTGGCAGTGCGGAACAACGTCGCCTTCATCCAGGGTGGCGGCGTCCAGCTGCTTGGTGCCAACGTGGTCACCTTGACGCAGGTCACGGTCTCGGGGAACCAGGTCACAGGCACTGGCGGCAACAACGGGCTGGGCGGCGGCATCGGGATCTTCAACGACGGTCAGCTTGTTGGGACCGGGGTCGAGATCACGAACAACACCGGAACCGCCGGTGGGGGTGTCTATGCTGCGGGGACGTCACGCTTCGAACTGATCGGTGGAACGATCTCCGGCAACACCGCGACAACCTTCACCGGCGGTGGCCTGACGAGTTCAGCGTCGGCGGTCGTGGTGCTGACTGGCGTGACGATCGCGGAGAACACGGCTGAAACGCAGGGCGGCGGCTTACAGCTGACCGGGAGCGGAACCTCGACCATCGAGCGCAGCACCATCCGCAACAACACCGCCAAGACCGACGGCGGTGGCCTGACGATCGGGACGGCAGGCACGGTGGCGAACTCGACGGTTTCGGGCAACACCTCAACCGGTACGGGCGGCGGCATCTTCTCGACCTCGACCTCGACTGCGACCATTCGCAACGTGACGGTCTCCGGCAATGCCGGTGGCATCGGCGGCGGTCTCGGTGTGACCGGAACCTCCATCCTCCGTAACGTCCTGTTCCTCGGTAACACCGCGTCGAATTTCGGCGGCGGGATCGGCGCCAACAACGCAGGAGCGCCGAACCTCGGGAACGTGATACTGGTCGGCAACCTGCGAGAGGGAGCTGCGGCCAACTGCGCAACAGGGGGCGCGGCGGGTATCGTTTCCGCTGGCACTAACCTGAGTGGAGACGCAACCTGCGGACTGGCGGGCCCCGGCGATCAGAACTCGGTCGCGACCATGGGTGTGGATACTGACTTGGCAGACAACGGCGGCCCGACCCGGACGCACGCGCTGCAAGCAGGCAGCCCGGCCATCAATGCCGGCAACGCCTCGCTGTGTCCGACGACCGACCAGCGGGGCTTCGGGCGCCAGGGCGCCTGCGATATCGGTCCGTTCGAGTTCGGCGGTGTGGCACCGGCCGCTGTGCGGGCTGCAGCTGCCGCGCCGGCCCGCTCGGTGTCGGCGCCACGGCGCCCGGCAGGTGCGAACCTGACGCCTCCCACGGTCGATGGACAGGGAGCCGCTACCGGGGTGCGTCCAACCGACCAGCGCTGA
- a CDS encoding MBL fold metallo-hydrolase — MRSSRRAFLHGTCSCAAHIALAGALLPPLARSAWAARPGGRVVAAEPFGRLESVAPGVWALISTPLTGDRTTLSNGGLIAGTNGVLAIEGFMMPAGARWLADQAVALTGMRPSHVVLSHYHADHVNGVAGFTNVSGTPVTVHATRATLDLARERNQPADPDRTRLLDGATVIAPTGNTTLDLGGRQITITPHAGHTASDVIVTVDDTIFCGDLVWNAMFPNYMDTVPSALAATVRALRSQGAARYVPGHGSMSAPADLDRYLSMLESVERAARASRGRGQSAAEAATAYRFPEALGEWMLFSPRFLEVAFQAWYRELGGA, encoded by the coding sequence ATGAGGTCATCACGTCGCGCATTTCTGCACGGGACCTGCTCCTGCGCAGCTCACATTGCCCTGGCTGGCGCGCTGCTACCTCCTCTGGCCCGGTCGGCCTGGGCGGCCCGGCCGGGCGGCCGTGTCGTCGCCGCAGAGCCGTTCGGTCGACTCGAATCGGTTGCGCCGGGTGTCTGGGCCCTGATCTCGACTCCGCTGACTGGTGATCGAACCACGCTGTCCAACGGCGGCCTGATTGCCGGCACGAACGGGGTGCTGGCCATTGAAGGGTTCATGATGCCTGCGGGCGCCAGGTGGCTTGCGGACCAGGCTGTAGCCCTGACGGGAATGCGTCCGTCTCACGTCGTGCTGAGCCATTATCACGCCGATCATGTCAATGGGGTGGCGGGATTCACGAACGTGAGCGGCACGCCGGTCACCGTGCACGCGACTCGCGCGACGCTCGATCTGGCCCGGGAGCGGAACCAGCCAGCCGATCCGGACCGGACCCGCCTGCTCGACGGAGCGACCGTGATCGCGCCGACGGGGAACACGACGCTCGACCTGGGCGGGCGGCAGATCACCATCACGCCGCATGCTGGGCACACCGCAAGCGACGTGATCGTCACGGTTGACGACACCATCTTCTGCGGCGATCTCGTCTGGAACGCGATGTTCCCGAACTACATGGACACCGTCCCGTCCGCGCTGGCGGCAACGGTCAGGGCACTGCGCAGTCAAGGCGCCGCTCGATACGTCCCCGGCCATGGCAGCATGAGCGCTCCGGCGGATCTCGATCGATACCTGAGCATGCTCGAGAGCGTCGAACGCGCTGCCCGCGCTAGCCGCGGCCGAGGGCAGTCGGCCGCGGAGGCCGCTACGGCGTATCGATTCCCGGAGGCACTGGGTGAGTGGATGCTGTTCAGTCCACGCTTCCTCGAGGTTGCCTTCCAGGCCTGGTATCGCGAGTTGGGAGGCGCGTAG
- a CDS encoding pyruvate dehydrogenase: protein MTKQIDWKRVYYLTLVSRQLDETEETKLVPEKKVAYQFTARGHDVAQTILAQYLDHPHDAASAYYRSRPLLLALGLPIDDAFAGPMGKSGGFSNGRDIGVVCNLPAVPGPVVLPMAGDVGSQYTPLIGWAQAITYHRDVLNDGSYAGAIGCVLGGDSSVATSGFWSALTIATTLKLPVLFYIEDNGYGISVPSHFQTPGANIAENLASFKNLRITQGDGTDAAGTAALFDEATRYVREGHGPAMVRLTVPRLSGHSGQDTQAYKPGDLLDRERANDPLPKLRAYLAGGILTEAQLGEIEAQAARDVEAGLAAALARPEPTGEGITRHRFAERNDDGTPELQTRGGLAPSAHEFPATTETPAPEGPRINMLTAIRRALEHELATNPKLLVFGEDVGPKGGVHAATLGLQERFGEQRVFDTSLSEEGIIGRAVGMALAGLMPVPEIQFRKYADPATEQLNNCGTIRWRTNNRWAAPIVVRMPGGYAPKCGDPWHSVCGEAVFAHATGWQVAVPSNAEDAVGLIRTAMRSNDPTIFFEHRALLDGTWSRRPYPGDSFVVPFGKARTVVEGDKLTCVTWGAMVERCEAAAKQSGYAVHVLDLRTISPWDREAVLASVKRTRRCLIVHEDTMTVGFGAEVSAVVAEQAFLSLDAPIHRMAIPDIPTPYNVALMNATLPQVDGITDRMVELIEF, encoded by the coding sequence ATGACCAAGCAGATTGATTGGAAGCGCGTCTACTATCTGACGCTGGTGTCCCGACAGCTGGACGAGACGGAAGAAACGAAGCTCGTTCCCGAGAAGAAGGTCGCCTACCAGTTCACGGCTCGCGGCCATGACGTGGCGCAGACCATTCTGGCTCAGTACCTCGACCATCCGCATGACGCTGCCAGCGCATACTACCGGTCGCGTCCGCTGCTGCTCGCGCTCGGGCTGCCGATCGACGATGCTTTTGCGGGGCCGATGGGCAAGTCGGGCGGTTTCAGCAACGGGCGCGATATCGGTGTTGTCTGCAACCTTCCTGCGGTGCCTGGCCCGGTGGTTCTGCCGATGGCCGGCGACGTCGGTTCGCAATACACCCCGCTGATCGGGTGGGCCCAGGCGATTACCTACCATCGCGACGTGCTCAACGACGGGTCGTACGCGGGCGCCATCGGCTGCGTACTGGGCGGCGACTCCAGCGTGGCAACCAGCGGGTTCTGGTCGGCGCTCACCATCGCGACGACGCTCAAGCTGCCGGTTCTTTTCTATATCGAAGACAACGGCTACGGCATTTCCGTGCCGTCCCATTTCCAGACGCCGGGCGCCAACATCGCCGAGAATCTCGCGTCGTTCAAGAATCTCCGAATCACCCAGGGCGACGGCACCGACGCCGCCGGGACCGCTGCGCTGTTCGACGAGGCAACCCGGTACGTGCGCGAGGGCCACGGCCCCGCCATGGTGCGGCTGACCGTGCCTCGGCTGTCCGGGCACTCGGGGCAGGACACCCAGGCCTATAAGCCGGGCGATCTGCTCGATCGCGAGCGAGCCAACGATCCCCTCCCCAAGCTGCGTGCCTATCTTGCGGGCGGCATTCTGACTGAAGCGCAGCTTGGCGAGATCGAGGCGCAGGCCGCTCGGGATGTCGAGGCTGGCCTGGCCGCTGCGCTGGCCCGTCCAGAGCCGACCGGCGAGGGCATCACTCGGCATCGATTTGCCGAACGGAACGACGATGGCACGCCGGAACTGCAAACCCGCGGCGGACTGGCGCCCTCGGCTCACGAGTTCCCGGCCACGACCGAGACACCTGCACCAGAGGGGCCGCGGATCAACATGCTCACCGCGATCCGCCGGGCGCTGGAGCACGAGCTGGCGACCAATCCGAAACTGTTGGTGTTCGGTGAGGATGTTGGCCCCAAGGGCGGGGTTCACGCGGCCACGCTCGGTCTGCAGGAGCGCTTCGGCGAGCAGCGGGTCTTCGACACCAGCCTGTCCGAAGAGGGCATCATCGGCCGTGCCGTGGGCATGGCACTGGCAGGTCTGATGCCGGTACCGGAAATCCAGTTCCGCAAGTACGCCGACCCGGCCACCGAGCAGCTCAACAACTGCGGCACCATCCGCTGGCGCACCAACAACCGTTGGGCCGCGCCGATCGTGGTACGAATGCCGGGCGGCTATGCGCCGAAGTGCGGTGATCCGTGGCACAGCGTCTGTGGCGAAGCCGTCTTTGCGCATGCGACGGGCTGGCAGGTGGCGGTGCCGTCGAACGCCGAGGACGCGGTCGGTCTGATTCGCACCGCGATGCGCAGCAACGACCCGACGATCTTCTTCGAACACCGGGCGCTCCTGGATGGCACCTGGTCTCGGCGGCCGTATCCGGGCGACAGCTTCGTGGTTCCCTTCGGCAAGGCACGCACCGTCGTGGAGGGCGACAAGCTCACCTGCGTGACGTGGGGCGCTATGGTCGAGCGCTGTGAGGCAGCGGCCAAGCAGTCGGGTTACGCTGTCCACGTGCTCGACTTGCGGACCATCTCGCCCTGGGATCGCGAGGCCGTGCTGGCGTCCGTCAAGCGGACGCGGCGCTGCCTGATCGTCCACGAGGACACCATGACAGTCGGTTTCGGCGCCGAGGTGAGTGCGGTGGTTGCGGAGCAGGCCTTCCTGTCGCTCGACGCCCCGATCCACCGCATGGCCATTCCCGACATCCCGACACCGTATAACGTCGCGCTGATGAACGCCACGCTGCCGCAGGTGGACGGGATCACGGACCGGATGGTCGAGCTGATCGAGTTCTGA